In Aquiflexum balticum DSM 16537, a single genomic region encodes these proteins:
- a CDS encoding DUF2911 domain-containing protein, with protein sequence MKKLNLLMLAVFAAGTMLFFGCGAEKTTETTESEETSMEEKPAEESRPSPLRTLEGTAGNSKLMIQYGAPSVKGRVIWGDLVPYNEVWRTGANESTYVDFSSDVTVEGNLLPAGRYSLFTIPKASGKWTVIFNSEWDLEHGHFQYKEENDVLRVESTPEWENESQEQLSIAIESPGIVVRWEKLKLPIVIQ encoded by the coding sequence ATGAAAAAATTAAACTTGTTGATGTTGGCTGTCTTTGCAGCTGGAACAATGCTTTTCTTTGGATGTGGTGCTGAAAAAACAACAGAAACCACTGAATCAGAGGAAACGTCCATGGAAGAAAAACCTGCTGAAGAAAGCCGGCCCAGTCCTTTAAGAACCTTGGAGGGCACAGCTGGAAATTCAAAATTAATGATTCAATATGGAGCTCCATCAGTTAAGGGAAGAGTAATATGGGGTGATCTGGTACCATATAATGAAGTATGGAGGACAGGAGCGAATGAATCCACTTACGTGGATTTCAGTTCAGATGTCACAGTAGAAGGGAATCTTCTTCCTGCAGGAAGGTATTCTTTGTTTACAATTCCTAAAGCTTCAGGTAAGTGGACAGTTATTTTCAATTCAGAATGGGATTTGGAACATGGTCATTTTCAGTACAAAGAAGAAAACGATGTTTTAAGAGTGGAATCAACTCCTGAATGGGAAAATGAAAGTCAAGAGCAATTGAGCATAGCTATCGAATCACCAGGTATAGTGGTAAGATGGGAAAAATTAAAATTGCCTATTGTTATTCAATAA